Proteins encoded by one window of Peptococcaceae bacterium 1198_IL3148:
- a CDS encoding YbaB/EbfC family nucleoid-associated protein, giving the protein MSGFDMTKLAGQLNQIQGVLQKIRVEGNSNGGGLKVVLNGQQDVLAVRIMPPLLAPANKSRLETELLMAFNQGLKKSKERATREINQLVGIDISQLNQFF; this is encoded by the coding sequence GTGAGTGGGTTCGATATGACTAAACTAGCCGGCCAGTTAAACCAAATACAAGGGGTTCTCCAAAAAATAAGGGTGGAGGGCAACTCCAATGGCGGTGGGCTTAAAGTTGTGCTAAATGGCCAACAAGATGTATTGGCCGTGAGGATTATGCCGCCGTTACTTGCGCCGGCAAATAAATCCCGCTTAGAAACAGAGTTGTTAATGGCCTTTAACCAAGGTCTCAAAAAATCCAAAGAAAGAGCAACAAGGGAGATTAACCAGCTTGTGGGCATAGACATTAGCCAGCTAAATCAATTTTTTTAG
- a CDS encoding recombinase family protein: MKVAIYCRVSTEDQAEAKTIENQVEFAQRYCQLHNLEIYEFYLDDGVSGTIPLLKRPAGKRMFKDGKEGHFKAVYVYRLDRLARTTLDILNTHDKLDKLGIALKSMTESFDTSTPSGKFFMTTLGGIAEIERSTIAERMRLGKERAIKEGRWPGGPPPYGYVIKDKRLTVSQQEAEIIKLIFKLYTEAGMDTVAIADYLTATGYDTPTVSRNKDSKTVNVWYSSKVWAILQNTVYRGEFCYGKNRPKEKQLKFTCPAIIDQDQWDQAQKKLKSNYFNAKRNAKHQYLLRGLIKCGTCGRNYCGDGSHSKGRYHYYRCTGNSSFRGKLVTKCQSRSVRADLLEKVVWQDIWQYLTNNQTLINELLGLLNADRGRSATAAGIEELALLNKRISDKEREKVKILSLFRKSLINERDIEIQLRAINHDLAILNQRQRTIQNRQQQVTGPPVESFSMVKLLQEKLLAADIGLKRELMAILVKDIIVFSNDMPEKPQVTINYCFPFK; encoded by the coding sequence TTGAAGGTTGCCATTTATTGCCGGGTGTCCACCGAGGATCAGGCGGAAGCTAAAACAATTGAAAACCAGGTAGAATTTGCCCAAAGGTACTGTCAGTTACACAACCTAGAGATTTATGAATTCTATCTGGACGATGGGGTAAGTGGAACCATTCCACTGCTTAAAAGGCCGGCCGGAAAGAGGATGTTTAAAGATGGAAAAGAGGGGCATTTTAAGGCCGTGTATGTTTACCGCTTAGATCGCTTGGCCAGAACGACGTTGGACATTTTAAATACCCACGATAAATTGGATAAGCTGGGAATAGCATTAAAAAGTATGACCGAGAGTTTCGATACATCAACCCCCAGTGGTAAGTTTTTTATGACTACTTTGGGCGGCATAGCGGAGATAGAAAGATCCACCATCGCAGAAAGGATGCGCTTAGGTAAGGAGCGGGCAATAAAAGAGGGGAGGTGGCCAGGGGGGCCACCTCCATATGGATATGTCATTAAGGATAAGCGGTTAACCGTTAGTCAGCAGGAAGCGGAAATCATTAAACTAATTTTTAAGCTTTATACCGAAGCCGGTATGGACACCGTGGCAATTGCAGATTATTTGACTGCCACCGGCTACGATACCCCCACCGTTAGTCGCAATAAAGATAGTAAAACAGTGAATGTTTGGTATAGTAGCAAAGTATGGGCCATTCTGCAGAACACAGTTTATCGAGGTGAATTTTGTTATGGCAAAAACCGGCCCAAAGAAAAACAGCTAAAATTCACCTGTCCCGCAATTATCGACCAAGACCAGTGGGATCAAGCGCAAAAAAAATTGAAAAGCAATTATTTTAATGCTAAACGCAACGCCAAGCATCAGTACTTGCTGCGGGGATTGATCAAGTGTGGTACTTGCGGGCGGAACTACTGTGGGGATGGTAGCCACAGTAAAGGCAGGTATCACTATTATCGGTGCACCGGTAACTCTTCCTTTCGCGGCAAACTGGTGACTAAATGTCAGTCAAGATCTGTACGGGCAGACCTGTTGGAAAAGGTTGTTTGGCAGGATATTTGGCAATATTTGACCAATAACCAAACTCTGATCAACGAACTGTTGGGACTTCTCAATGCCGATAGAGGGCGCTCAGCAACAGCTGCGGGCATTGAGGAATTGGCACTATTAAACAAACGGATCAGTGATAAAGAGCGGGAAAAGGTTAAAATACTATCCCTTTTTCGTAAATCCCTGATAAATGAAAGGGATATCGAAATCCAGTTGCGGGCAATAAATCATGATTTGGCAATTTTAAACCAACGACAGCGGACGATACAAAATAGGCAGCAGCAAGTCACAGGGCCACCGGTGGAGAGCTTTAGCATGGTAAAGCTACTGCAAGAAAAATTACTTGCTGCGGATATTGGGTTAAAGAGGGAATTGATGGCCATATTGGTAAAAGACATCATTGTTTTTAGTAATGATATGCCAGAGAAACCCCAAGTAACGATAAACTACTGTTTTCCTTTTAAATAA
- a CDS encoding CAP domain-containing protein, whose translation MTLRNKALVSILVTLFVFAMLVPMASAEAADNTTLEQQVVDQINQARVEKGVAKLQVDPAISAAAQKQAQALANSYSGSYGEVYKLMNSGQYQTVGASVLRSSNVSYLVNYQLRTANFAGLSDKYNLAGIGIADSKYFGKVCVEIFAKGKAVAQPQPQQPEQPKPKQPKPQQPQQPEQPAANVTLSEFQQQVVDLVNQERAKVGLKPLVAKADLTKVAQVKAEDMATNKYFSHTSPTYGSPFDMMKQFGIKYSYAGENIAMGYRSPEQVMEGWMNSEGHKKNILNPNFTEIGVGFTSNGYYWVQEFAKR comes from the coding sequence TTGACGTTACGGAACAAAGCATTGGTCTCCATTCTGGTTACCCTGTTTGTGTTTGCGATGTTGGTTCCCATGGCATCGGCCGAAGCGGCCGATAATACCACCCTGGAACAGCAAGTCGTAGACCAGATCAATCAAGCAAGAGTAGAAAAAGGGGTGGCAAAACTACAGGTGGATCCAGCGATATCCGCCGCTGCCCAAAAGCAAGCCCAAGCGTTGGCCAACAGTTATAGCGGTAGCTATGGTGAAGTCTATAAGCTGATGAACAGTGGCCAATATCAAACCGTTGGGGCAAGTGTATTGCGGTCCTCAAATGTTAGCTACTTAGTTAATTACCAACTGAGGACGGCCAACTTTGCGGGATTGAGTGACAAGTACAATTTGGCCGGGATTGGCATCGCAGACAGCAAGTATTTTGGCAAGGTTTGCGTGGAGATATTTGCCAAGGGTAAAGCCGTTGCTCAACCACAACCGCAACAACCCGAGCAACCAAAACCGAAACAACCAAAACCACAACAGCCACAACAACCTGAGCAACCAGCAGCAAATGTTACCTTGAGTGAGTTTCAACAGCAGGTGGTTGACTTAGTAAACCAAGAGCGGGCTAAAGTAGGGTTAAAGCCTTTGGTTGCCAAGGCAGATTTAACTAAGGTGGCCCAAGTAAAGGCCGAAGATATGGCTACTAACAAATATTTCAGTCATACATCCCCTACTTACGGTTCACCCTTTGATATGATGAAACAGTTTGGCATTAAGTATAGCTATGCAGGCGAAAATATCGCCATGGGTTATCGCAGTCCGGAACAAGTTATGGAAGGCTGGATGAACAGTGAAGGCCATAAGAAAAATATATTAAATCCTAACTTCACCGAGATTGGCGTAGGGTTTACATCAAATGGGTATTATTGGGTACAAGAGTTTGCAAAACGTTAA
- the yabG gene encoding sporulation peptidase YabG: MAGLKKGDIVARKSYSRDIFFKVVDIFVNDNNQEFCILKGLDVRLTASAPVNDLERVDAKEVANHWKNVMKKNNEQMKRVFQRRLKDRQQCFNRALNTGADGEKKIEAFDVPGSVLHLDGDADYLNLCLTTYNQMGIPAHGYHVAEDKQHQVVIQYLEEHRPDIVVLTGHDGLVKGAKDQRNVNNYYNSDNFIKSVKAARKYEKNMDDLIIFAGACQSCYEAILEAGANFASSPKRVLIHAFDPVFVVEKIAFTSIYDPVPLKEVISGTITGFDGIGGLDTPNIQSKKR; this comes from the coding sequence ATGGCGGGATTAAAAAAAGGGGATATCGTTGCCCGTAAATCCTATTCCCGAGATATATTTTTTAAAGTGGTTGATATTTTTGTTAATGATAACAATCAAGAATTTTGCATATTAAAGGGATTGGATGTCCGGCTAACGGCCAGCGCCCCGGTGAATGATTTAGAACGGGTGGATGCTAAGGAAGTGGCCAATCATTGGAAAAATGTAATGAAAAAAAATAATGAGCAAATGAAAAGGGTTTTTCAGCGCCGACTGAAAGATCGGCAGCAATGCTTTAATCGGGCATTAAATACCGGTGCTGATGGGGAAAAAAAAATTGAAGCCTTCGATGTTCCTGGCAGTGTTTTACATCTTGATGGCGATGCCGATTATTTAAATTTATGCTTGACCACCTATAATCAAATGGGTATTCCGGCCCACGGTTATCATGTGGCCGAAGATAAACAGCATCAAGTTGTAATTCAATATCTGGAAGAACATCGGCCGGATATTGTGGTGTTAACAGGCCACGACGGTTTGGTTAAGGGGGCTAAGGATCAGCGCAATGTCAACAATTACTACAATTCCGATAACTTTATTAAATCGGTAAAGGCCGCCCGCAAATATGAAAAAAATATGGACGATTTAATTATTTTTGCCGGCGCTTGTCAATCCTGTTATGAGGCCATTTTAGAGGCCGGTGCCAACTTTGCCAGTTCTCCAAAACGGGTACTGATACACGCCTTTGATCCAGTTTTTGTGGTGGAGAAAATTGCCTTTACTTCAATTTACGATCCGGTGCCATTAAAGGAAGTCATTTCAGGCACCATCACAGGTTTTGACGGCATTGGCGGACTTGATACACCGAATATACAATCCAAAAAACGATAG
- a CDS encoding SPOCS domain-containing protein — protein MTPVTVNSRGDPETKTVRVKKLIGSNRERLIARYDMILPQRHPTIDKVICIKDLMHNHYAETIAGRVLIKGSITFEITYLAAGKNQHNCFWTSITYYDFIDIPETTPEMVAEINASIDSVTLIGFNKETRMLTVEVAIDNQGLVYDIEEISLITHLPADYSGDFEEITINDIVSVGKGYLTGVEEICIPLNKPPIKKIVNCNSMPLLQKYQVDLGSVTVYGWLNLSLTYLDHHDQRRYLEKLIPFKKILATPQANDQLLAETFIISHQMEYNLLSDKCVQLKHNSAFKACVYAAQTLRVLTESNGMHTKKSSLTCEALADLQRVDIIIKESSPVNQGLADGEIKDLKLGPINFLVKQLVNNKVLIRGYVEFLVGYTEPKLAGHKYFYRKGFFKAVAEVGDVPSDARVELIPTVNFTKAYFNSDKLTINCQLNIIVKVLNLKQMEIVTEISGPDAKVAEEVSFTYVMQPGDEVETLANRFGTTVEAIYKLNQQLTPPFENKKIQIPCQIKKDSI, from the coding sequence ATGACACCAGTAACGGTAAACAGTCGCGGTGATCCAGAAACCAAAACTGTTCGGGTGAAGAAGTTAATTGGCAGTAATAGAGAACGACTAATTGCCCGCTACGATATGATCTTGCCCCAGCGGCATCCCACCATAGATAAAGTAATCTGCATCAAGGATTTGATGCACAATCACTATGCAGAAACCATTGCGGGACGGGTGTTGATAAAGGGCAGTATCACCTTTGAAATAACCTATCTGGCGGCGGGAAAAAATCAGCACAATTGTTTTTGGACCAGCATAACATATTATGATTTTATAGATATTCCAGAAACAACCCCAGAAATGGTGGCCGAGATAAATGCTAGCATTGATAGCGTTACCCTGATTGGCTTTAATAAAGAAACCAGAATGCTCACCGTTGAAGTGGCCATAGATAATCAAGGGCTGGTTTATGATATTGAAGAAATAAGTTTAATCACCCATTTGCCCGCCGATTACAGTGGTGACTTTGAAGAAATAACCATCAATGACATTGTGTCTGTGGGCAAGGGTTATTTAACCGGGGTAGAGGAAATCTGTATTCCATTAAACAAGCCCCCGATAAAAAAGATAGTTAACTGTAACAGTATGCCGCTACTGCAAAAATACCAAGTTGATTTAGGATCTGTTACGGTATATGGTTGGCTTAACCTATCCCTAACCTACTTAGACCACCATGATCAAAGACGATATTTAGAAAAACTTATCCCCTTTAAAAAGATTTTAGCCACTCCCCAAGCTAACGATCAGCTATTGGCGGAGACTTTTATTATCAGCCATCAGATGGAATACAACTTGCTGTCAGATAAATGCGTGCAGTTGAAACATAACAGTGCTTTTAAGGCCTGTGTGTATGCAGCCCAAACATTGAGGGTGTTAACAGAAAGTAACGGTATGCACACTAAAAAATCAAGTTTGACCTGTGAAGCGTTAGCTGATCTGCAGCGGGTGGACATCATAATTAAAGAGAGCAGCCCCGTTAACCAGGGTCTAGCGGATGGGGAAATTAAGGATCTAAAGCTAGGTCCAATTAATTTTTTAGTCAAACAATTAGTTAATAATAAAGTGTTGATTCGAGGCTATGTGGAGTTTCTGGTGGGGTATACTGAGCCGAAGTTGGCCGGTCATAAGTATTTTTATAGGAAGGGATTTTTTAAGGCGGTGGCTGAGGTTGGCGATGTGCCGTCCGATGCCAGGGTAGAGTTAATACCCACTGTAAATTTTACCAAAGCATATTTTAACTCAGACAAGTTAACAATTAACTGCCAATTGAATATTATTGTTAAAGTTTTAAATTTAAAGCAAATGGAGATAGTTACTGAGATCAGTGGTCCCGATGCAAAGGTTGCCGAGGAGGTATCTTTTACATACGTTATGCAACCAGGGGATGAGGTTGAAACATTGGCCAACCGTTTTGGGACCACAGTGGAAGCCATATATAAATTAAACCAGCAATTAACCCCGCCCTTTGAAAATAAAAAAATACAAATACCTTGCCAAATTAAAAAGGATTCAATCTAA
- a CDS encoding YbaB/EbfC family nucleoid-associated protein, which translates to MFNNLGQMMSQMQKIQDEIQQLTVEVTSVNGAITVVMSGRQDLVSVKLDEAIIQNMDVTSVEDEFVQVLNEAIARSRAEVKERLSQATGLNISGLMNMFT; encoded by the coding sequence ATGTTCAATAATCTTGGTCAAATGATGTCTCAAATGCAAAAGATTCAAGATGAAATCCAACAACTAACGGTTGAAGTGACCTCTGTCAATGGGGCAATAACTGTGGTGATGTCTGGCAGACAAGATTTGGTTTCGGTGAAGCTTGATGAAGCAATTATTCAAAATATGGACGTCACCAGTGTGGAGGATGAATTTGTACAGGTGTTAAACGAGGCCATTGCTAGGTCAAGGGCGGAAGTTAAAGAAAGGCTATCCCAAGCCACCGGCTTGAACATCAGCGGCCTAATGAACATGTTTACCTAA